A region of Bacillus cabrialesii DNA encodes the following proteins:
- a CDS encoding biotin-dependent carboxyltransferase family protein — protein sequence MKVLKPGLLTTVQDIGRTGYQKYGVLASGAMDTVSLRIANLLIGNSENEAGLEITLMGPGPSFYFSKTALIAVTGADFTLRINDEEAPLWKPVLVKENSTVTFGPCKLGSRAYLAAAGGIDVTAVMESKSTYVRAGIGGLHGRALQKEDELTIGEMSSLSKIILTRLSPQLGKQGFAAPKWSVSRGRFLPLKKNPVIRVLEGKQFGFFTEESKTRFFEETFRVTPQSDRMGYRLKGEPLELKAPLEMVSEAVSFGTVQVPPDGNPIILLADRQTTGGYPRIAHIISADLPIVSQIMPGEHVQFEPVSLQEAEALAIEREQHIKELKTRMKMEWLT from the coding sequence ATGAAAGTGTTAAAGCCCGGACTGCTCACAACGGTTCAGGATATAGGCAGAACGGGTTACCAAAAATATGGCGTTCTGGCAAGCGGCGCCATGGACACGGTTTCGCTGCGCATTGCCAATTTGCTGATCGGCAACAGCGAAAATGAAGCCGGTCTTGAAATTACACTGATGGGGCCCGGTCCGTCGTTTTATTTTTCAAAAACGGCGCTGATTGCGGTGACAGGGGCGGACTTCACGCTGCGCATCAATGACGAGGAAGCGCCTTTATGGAAGCCCGTGCTCGTCAAGGAAAACAGCACGGTTACCTTTGGGCCCTGCAAACTCGGCAGCCGTGCTTATTTGGCGGCAGCCGGCGGCATCGATGTGACTGCTGTCATGGAAAGCAAAAGCACGTACGTCAGAGCGGGCATTGGCGGACTTCATGGCAGAGCGCTTCAAAAGGAAGATGAGCTCACCATTGGAGAGATGTCATCCCTTTCGAAAATCATCCTTACCCGCTTAAGCCCGCAGCTTGGAAAGCAGGGGTTTGCGGCACCAAAATGGTCGGTCAGCCGCGGCAGGTTTCTGCCATTGAAAAAGAATCCCGTCATTCGGGTGCTGGAGGGAAAACAATTCGGCTTTTTCACAGAAGAATCGAAAACGCGTTTTTTTGAAGAAACGTTTCGTGTCACGCCGCAATCCGACCGTATGGGCTACAGGCTCAAAGGAGAACCGCTCGAACTGAAGGCGCCGCTTGAGATGGTGTCGGAAGCGGTTTCGTTTGGAACGGTTCAGGTGCCGCCTGACGGCAACCCGATTATCCTGCTTGCAGACCGGCAGACGACTGGCGGCTATCCGAGGATCGCACACATCATATCCGCTGATCTTCCGATTGTCTCCCAAATCATGCCGGGTGAGCACGTCCAGTTTGAGCCTGTATCCCTTCAGGAAGCGGAAGCGCTTGCGATTGAACGGGAACAGCATATAAAAGAACTGAAAACGAGAATGAAGATGGAATGGCTGACTTAA